A genomic region of Paroedura picta isolate Pp20150507F chromosome 4, Ppicta_v3.0, whole genome shotgun sequence contains the following coding sequences:
- the FMOD gene encoding fibromodulin, producing MHWASVLIMAGLCGVSMSQYEDYEDMFWLQAYLRSQSSSYSYSPYYEDEIPAYSYVPAGSPDGDPVPEPPVSRVCPHECECPPNFSSALYCDTRNLKYLPFVPSRMKYAYFQNNQITTIQEGAFDNATSLEWIALHGNQITSEKMGKKVFAKLKNLERLYLDHNNLTKVPTPLPRSLRELHLGYNQISKVPYNALEGLENLTALYLSHNQIHEIGPSLRGLKSLIIVDLSYNQLRRAPDGLPNLLEQLYLEHNNIYSVPEDYFKASPRLHYVRMSHNSLTNDALASNAFNTSSLLELDLSYNRLQKIPKVSTSLENLYLQGNRINEFTINSFCTMVDIMNFSRLQVLRLDGNEIRRSAMPSDAPLCLRWASVIEI from the exons ATGCACTGGGCTTCTGTTCTCATCATGGCTGGCCTCTGCGGAGTGTCCATGAGCCAATACGAAGACTATGAGGACATGTTCTGGCTGCAAGCATACCTACGCAGCCAGTCTTCATCCTACAGCTATTCACCATATTATGAAGATGAGATTCCTGCATATTCATACGTCCCAGCTGGGTCTCCTGATGGGGACCCTGTTCCCGAACCTCCTGTTTCTAGGGTATGCCCTCACGAGTGTGAATGTCCTCCCAATTTCTCTTCAGCTTTGTACTGTGATACTCGCAATCTCAAGTATCTTCCTTTTGTACCTTCCCGGATGAAATATGCTTATTTCCAGAACAACCAAATTACAACTATCCAAGAGGGAGCTTTTGACAATGCTACGAGCCTGGAATGGATTGCACTGCATGGTAACCAAATCACCAGTGAGAAGATGGGCAAGAAAGTCTTTGCCAAGCTCAAGAATCTGGAGAGGCTGTACCTTGACCATAACAACCTGACCAAGGTACCTACTCCATTGCCACGATCCCTGAGAGAGCTTCATCTGGGTTACAATCAGATCTCTAAGGTTCCCTACAATGCTCTTGAGGGCTTAGAGAACCTCACTGCCCTATATCTCAGCCACAACCAGATTCATGAAATTGGACCAAGCCTCAGAGGGTTAAAGTCTCTGATTATTGTGGACCTGAGCTACAACCAACTGCGGAGAGCCCCTGATGGCCTTCCAAATTTACTGGAGCAGCTCTATTTGGAGCATAACAACATATACAGTGTCCCTGAGGATTACTTCAAGGCTTCCCCCAGACTGCACTATGTACGAATGTCCCACAATAGTCTGACAAATGATGCTCTTGCCTCCAATGCTTTCAATACCAGTAGTCTCCTGGAACTGGATCTCTCTTACAATAGGCTGCAGAAGATACCAAAGGTCAGCACCAGCCTTGAGAATCTctacctccaggggaacagaataAATG aaTTCACCATCAACAGTTTCTGCACCATGGTAGACATCATGAACTTTTCCAGACTACAAGTCTTGAGGCTGGATGGGAATGAGATTCGCCGGAGCGCCATGCCCTCAGATGCCCCGCTCTGCCTGCGATGGGCCAGTGTCATCGAGATCTAA